From a region of the Hemibagrus wyckioides isolate EC202008001 linkage group LG06, SWU_Hwy_1.0, whole genome shotgun sequence genome:
- the znf512 gene encoding zinc finger protein 512 isoform X1, whose amino-acid sequence MSVIFMSNKRKISRPEKKPQPADPALIDKVVAVCHAVPSMNEEANPQQIKRTYGRKKYHNLQPVSRLPPEDGSPCGSVLHASSVNGSKTQPVVCGPAATCRTRDTVGSSLEMMRERVPVIVPVAQYTQRSPSAHCSKSRRSEIYCVKKETPSYPPGSQEETWQLQILAKGRVTCPKCKRVCRKTVEGLKKHMVACKLHVFKCTHCGKQLKTSTGMKYHLMADHNKLPTPDDGRGLDDHTAKEKLRKVLKRLGKLKCSKEGCTGSFTSIMGYVYHMKKCGKDESELEKLLMNCKHCGKPYRSRAGLEYHLRSEHGPEPQQSDANGQLEASAESESSGRARRTSAQVAIFHLREIANQELFKEWPKRKVQRDLVPDDRKLRYSRPGLPAFSQEVLRKWKNEVKLNRRMQCPNKGCGCYYTSVSGLKAHLGLCTLGNFYAGKYTCLICKKEFNSESGVKYHINSVHSQDWFVVTSKSKSFTSSKKPKPKKRCTPALVLTPTSADASTSESICVETTERKAPDEEKRRKYKLRVKQEKACCDSQSSSSGSESSSSESEAELQEGTDA is encoded by the exons ATGTCCGTCATATTCATGTCCAACAAGAGGAAAATCTCCAGGCCTGAAAAAAAGCCTCAGCCAG CAGACCCAGCACTGATAGACAAAGTCGTTGCAGTATGTCATGCTGTTCCATCCATG AACGAAGAGGCAAATCCTCAGCAGATAAAAAGAACATATGGAAGAAAAAA ATATCATAATCTGCAGCCAGTCTCCAGGCTTCCTCCAGAAGATGGATCTCCGTGCGGGTCAGTGCTCCATGCTAGCTCTGTGAACGGCTCTAAAACTCAACCGGTGGTTTGTGGTCCCGCAGCAACGTGCAGAACAAGGGACACCGTTGGCTCCAGTTtggagatgatgagagagagag TTCCTGTCATAGTTCCTGTAGCGCAGTACACTCAGAGGAGTCCGTCAGCTCACTGCAGTAAAAGCAGAAGGTCTGAGATCTACTGCGTGAAGAAGGAGACACCTAGTTATCctccag GAAGTCAAGAGGAGACCTGGCAGCTGCAGATCCTAGCAAAAGGCAGAGTAACTTGCCCCAAGTGTAAACGTGTGTGCAGGAAAACTGTGGAAGGTCTGAAAAAACACATGGTGGCCTGCAAACTG CACGTGTTTAAATGCACACACTGCGGGAAACAGCTAAAGACCTCGACTGGGATGAAGTACCACCTCATGGCTGACCACAACAAACTG CCCACGCCAGACGATGGACGCGGACTGGACGACCACACGGCAAAAGAGAAACTGCGGAAGGTGTTAAAACGGCTGGGGAAATTAAAATGTTCCAAAGAG GGGTGCACCGGCAGCTTTACCAGCATTATGGGCTATGTTTATCACATGAAGAAATGCGGTAAAGACGAGTCGGAGCTGGAGAAGCTCCTGATGAACTGCAAGCACTGTGGGAAGCCGTATCGCTCCAGAGCGGGACTGGAGTACCATCTCAGATCCGAGCACGGCCCG GAACCCCAACAATCTGACGCAAACGGTCAACTGGAAGCGAGTGCGGAGAGTGAGTCCAGTGGCCGAGCCAGGCGTACATCAGCCCAGGTGGCTATTTTTCACCTGCGTGAGATCGCTAACCAGGAACTGTTCAAGGAGTGGCCCAAGAGGAAGGTGCAGCGAGACCTGGTTCCTGACGACAGGAAG CTCCGTTATTCCCGTCCCGGATTACCAGCCTTCAGCCAGGAGGTGTTGAGGAAGTGGAAGAATGAAGTGAAACTGAACAGACGAATGCAGTGTCCGAACAAG gggTGTGGCTGCTACTACACCAGTGTGTCAGGTCTGAAGGCTCATCTGGGACTCTGCACCCTG GGCAACTTTTACGCAGGGAAATATACTTGTCTGATATGTAAAAAGGAGTTTAATTCGGAGAGCGGAGTGAAATACCACATCAACTCTGTTCATTCCCAG GACTGGTTTGTGGTCACCTCCAAGTCCAAGAGTTTCACCTCCAGCAAAAAGCCCAAGCCAAAGAAGCGTTGCACACCAGCTCTGGTTTTAACTCCGACGTCCGCAGACGCTAGCACCAGTGAGTCGATTTGTGTGGAAACGACAGAGAGGAAAGCACCAGATGAGGAGAAGCGCAGGAAGTACAAACTGAGAGTGAAGCAGGAGAAAGCCTGCTGTGATAGCCAGAGCAGTAGCAGTGGAAGCGAGAGCTCCAGCAGCGAGTCCGAAGCAGAGCTTCAGGAAGGAACTGATGCCTGA
- the znf512 gene encoding zinc finger protein 512 isoform X2 yields MSVIFMSNKRKISRPEKKPQPDPALIDKVVAVCHAVPSMNEEANPQQIKRTYGRKKYHNLQPVSRLPPEDGSPCGSVLHASSVNGSKTQPVVCGPAATCRTRDTVGSSLEMMRERVPVIVPVAQYTQRSPSAHCSKSRRSEIYCVKKETPSYPPGSQEETWQLQILAKGRVTCPKCKRVCRKTVEGLKKHMVACKLHVFKCTHCGKQLKTSTGMKYHLMADHNKLPTPDDGRGLDDHTAKEKLRKVLKRLGKLKCSKEGCTGSFTSIMGYVYHMKKCGKDESELEKLLMNCKHCGKPYRSRAGLEYHLRSEHGPEPQQSDANGQLEASAESESSGRARRTSAQVAIFHLREIANQELFKEWPKRKVQRDLVPDDRKLRYSRPGLPAFSQEVLRKWKNEVKLNRRMQCPNKGCGCYYTSVSGLKAHLGLCTLGNFYAGKYTCLICKKEFNSESGVKYHINSVHSQDWFVVTSKSKSFTSSKKPKPKKRCTPALVLTPTSADASTSESICVETTERKAPDEEKRRKYKLRVKQEKACCDSQSSSSGSESSSSESEAELQEGTDA; encoded by the exons ATGTCCGTCATATTCATGTCCAACAAGAGGAAAATCTCCAGGCCTGAAAAAAAGCCTCAGCCAG ACCCAGCACTGATAGACAAAGTCGTTGCAGTATGTCATGCTGTTCCATCCATG AACGAAGAGGCAAATCCTCAGCAGATAAAAAGAACATATGGAAGAAAAAA ATATCATAATCTGCAGCCAGTCTCCAGGCTTCCTCCAGAAGATGGATCTCCGTGCGGGTCAGTGCTCCATGCTAGCTCTGTGAACGGCTCTAAAACTCAACCGGTGGTTTGTGGTCCCGCAGCAACGTGCAGAACAAGGGACACCGTTGGCTCCAGTTtggagatgatgagagagagag TTCCTGTCATAGTTCCTGTAGCGCAGTACACTCAGAGGAGTCCGTCAGCTCACTGCAGTAAAAGCAGAAGGTCTGAGATCTACTGCGTGAAGAAGGAGACACCTAGTTATCctccag GAAGTCAAGAGGAGACCTGGCAGCTGCAGATCCTAGCAAAAGGCAGAGTAACTTGCCCCAAGTGTAAACGTGTGTGCAGGAAAACTGTGGAAGGTCTGAAAAAACACATGGTGGCCTGCAAACTG CACGTGTTTAAATGCACACACTGCGGGAAACAGCTAAAGACCTCGACTGGGATGAAGTACCACCTCATGGCTGACCACAACAAACTG CCCACGCCAGACGATGGACGCGGACTGGACGACCACACGGCAAAAGAGAAACTGCGGAAGGTGTTAAAACGGCTGGGGAAATTAAAATGTTCCAAAGAG GGGTGCACCGGCAGCTTTACCAGCATTATGGGCTATGTTTATCACATGAAGAAATGCGGTAAAGACGAGTCGGAGCTGGAGAAGCTCCTGATGAACTGCAAGCACTGTGGGAAGCCGTATCGCTCCAGAGCGGGACTGGAGTACCATCTCAGATCCGAGCACGGCCCG GAACCCCAACAATCTGACGCAAACGGTCAACTGGAAGCGAGTGCGGAGAGTGAGTCCAGTGGCCGAGCCAGGCGTACATCAGCCCAGGTGGCTATTTTTCACCTGCGTGAGATCGCTAACCAGGAACTGTTCAAGGAGTGGCCCAAGAGGAAGGTGCAGCGAGACCTGGTTCCTGACGACAGGAAG CTCCGTTATTCCCGTCCCGGATTACCAGCCTTCAGCCAGGAGGTGTTGAGGAAGTGGAAGAATGAAGTGAAACTGAACAGACGAATGCAGTGTCCGAACAAG gggTGTGGCTGCTACTACACCAGTGTGTCAGGTCTGAAGGCTCATCTGGGACTCTGCACCCTG GGCAACTTTTACGCAGGGAAATATACTTGTCTGATATGTAAAAAGGAGTTTAATTCGGAGAGCGGAGTGAAATACCACATCAACTCTGTTCATTCCCAG GACTGGTTTGTGGTCACCTCCAAGTCCAAGAGTTTCACCTCCAGCAAAAAGCCCAAGCCAAAGAAGCGTTGCACACCAGCTCTGGTTTTAACTCCGACGTCCGCAGACGCTAGCACCAGTGAGTCGATTTGTGTGGAAACGACAGAGAGGAAAGCACCAGATGAGGAGAAGCGCAGGAAGTACAAACTGAGAGTGAAGCAGGAGAAAGCCTGCTGTGATAGCCAGAGCAGTAGCAGTGGAAGCGAGAGCTCCAGCAGCGAGTCCGAAGCAGAGCTTCAGGAAGGAACTGATGCCTGA
- the gtf3c2 gene encoding general transcription factor 3C polypeptide 2 encodes MGVPCKPDSEDPIKQYIHMDGGSGGDVDRETLETKVLQDSDNKSNMFEEKQEMHEGQTAASSQAPSDTDQEVLPAPVKSHTRGRPRKSTRNDLSPEKKKKSVTGEAADNHDTAVIPESSDVTSSGRPKRKAAKVALEYLHNISKDLETEISEKFFTKRGQNGVERSSSPTPRKASGRGKGRGKRKAPDYDSDQNDDADFDPGDQIEVESEEDEDEDEDFADLVSFRQKNKKMPFNHKVVGSNGFSSCTMQPVWTSFRSTKEFRDQHFSPWVFPEWIPSLSDWKRLCDREAEKYLPQEKESMSFMLCREGIKGQAPLQRVKRFESVSPNAERWDSLFFVGGPVWAMEWCPVPEGAAHTQYAALYCNRNMDDRHKVNMLHTGHALLQLWDLGKLQMCRPLSSPCLAYALAVDDGCIWNIKWCPAGAWELPTTVRKAPHLPRLGLIAAAFSNGNIAVYSLPHPEHLTSQSPATGESSQTPQIYRVQRIMTVKVGSSQADHSGRSGLCFTLDWLPVKPHNLLAAGFCDGTVALWDLSSTSPLLRVRALDGSFSLYPYHCFLAHDSSICRLSWCRASSDLMVTVGDDRMVKLWNLTKTYTSLKAIKRFLHTDVSWPIFWPGVFVTQESCYATLGQQGLHYLDSGYFGHKPFFVCSRKATVWSFSVSDWMNSCVIGDNIGEFVYSVLCDPNCNYSNSKRHRFPVYMAELVPFEPGQRSENAQQQEEEEEEERDSVQQEPQTYRGAVRKYYLRFHDMDLRSFIKYKQRPIVKQLHTSETKGLLSVDQMPLNALYKVCFNPNMDAHGWVLSAGQSGLVRVHCISGLEGPVMHKLTREAQAQFNTMFRSQEKEPSATAVRQHTAETMQVP; translated from the exons ATGGGGGTTCCCTGCAAACCCGACTCAGAGGATCCGATTAAACAGTATATCCACATGGATGGTGGAAGCGGTGGTGACGTGGATCGAGAAACACTAGAGACCAAAGTGCTGCAAGACTCTGATAATAAAAGTAACATGTTTGAAGAAAAGCAAGAGATGCATGAAG GACAGACAGCAGCCAGCTCTCAAGCTCCCTCTGATACTGACCAGGAGGTTTTACCAGCACCTGTGAAATCACATACAAGGGGGCGTCCGAGAAAATCGACGAGAAACGATTTgagtccagaaaaaaaaaagaagtctgtCACCGGTGAAGCAGCTGATAATCATGACACTGCTGTCATTCCTGAAAGCTCTGACGTGACTTCGAGTGGACGACCGAAGAGAAAAGCTGCCAAAGT TGCTCTGGAGTACCTTCACAATATAAGCAAGGACCTTGAAACTGAAATATCGGAGAAATTTTTCACAAAGAGAGGGCAGAACGGCGTGGAGCGCTCCAGCAGTCCCACTCCGAGAAAAGCCTCAGGAAgagggaaagggagagggaAAAGGAAAGCTCCGGATTACGACAGCGACCAGAACGACGATGCCGACTTTGACCCCGGGGACCAGATAGAGGTGGAAAGTGAGGAAGACGAAGACGAGGATGAGGATTTTGCAGATTTGGTGTCATTTAGACAAAAGAACAAA AAGATGCCGTTTAACCACAAGGTGGTTGGAAGTAATGGATTTTCCAGCTGTACCATGCAACCTGTTTGGACATCCTTTAGAAGCACCAAAGAGTT CCGAGATCAGCATTTCTCCCCCTGGGTGTTTCCTGAGTGGATCCCTTCACTCAGCGACTGGAAAAGATTATGTGACAG GGAGGCGGAAAAATATTTACCTCAGGAGAAGGAGTCGATGAGTTTTATGTTATGCCGTGAGGGAATCAAGGGTCAGGCTCCACTACAGAGAGTTAAAAG GTTTGAGTCGGTGTCCCCGAATGCAGAAAGGTGGGACTCTCTGTTCTTCGTCGGGGGCCCCGTCTGGGCCATGGAGTGGTGTCCGGTCCCTGAAGGTGCTGCACATACGCAATACGCTGCTCTTTACTGTAACAGAAATATGGATGACCGACACAAAGTGAACATGCTACACACAGGACATGCTCTCCTCCAGCTGTGGGATCTGGGCAAGCTACAGATGTGTAG ACCTTTATCATCCCCGTGCTTAGCCTATGCCCTGGCAGTGGATGACGGCTGCATCTGGAATATAAAGTGGTGTCCTGCAGGAGCCTGGGAGCTTCCTACAACTGTCAGAAAG GCTCCACACCTTCCACGCCTGGGTCTGATCGCTGCAGCCTTCTCTAATGGGAACATAGCTGTTTACAGTCTGCCACATCCAGAACATCTAACATCTCAAAGTCCAGCTACAG GAGAAAGCAGCCAGACGCCTCAGATATACCGG gtacagCGCATCATGACTGTGAAGGTTGGCTCGAGCCAGGCAGATCACAGTGGACGCAGTGGACTGTGTTTTACTCTCGACTGGCTCCCAGTTAAACCACACAACCTCCTGGCTGCAGGCTTCTGTGATG GTACGGTGGCTTTGTGGGATCTGAGCTCGACATCTCCCTTACTTCGAGTTAGAGCTCTGGAtggatctttctctctctacccctaCCACTGCTTCCTGGCTCATGACAGCAGCATCTGCCGCCTGAGCTGGTGCAGGGCCTCGAG TGACCTGATGGTGACCGTAGGGGATGATCGCATGGTTAAACTGTGGAACCTGACTAAGACCTACACTTCCCTTAAGGCAATAAAGCGCTTCCTGCACACCGATGTGTCCTGGCCTATCTTTTGGCCAGGAGTTTTTGTCACCCAGGAGTCTTGCTATGCTAC GCTTGGCCAACAAGGACTTCACTACCTTGACTCAGGTTACTTTGGTCACAAGCCTTTCTTTGTTTGTTCCAGGAAAGCTACTGTCTGG AGCTTCTCAGTGTCCGACTGGATGAACTCCTGTGTCATCGGGGACAACATCGGAgagtttgtttactctgtgctGTGTGACCCAAACTGCAACTACAGCAACAGCAAGAGACATCGATTT CCGGTGTATATGGCCGAGCTGGTGCCGTTCGAGCCTGGGCAGAGATCCGAGAACGCACAGcaacaggaggaagaggaggaggaagagcgtGACTCGGTGCAGCAGGAGCCCCAGACCTACAGAGGGGCTGTGAGAAAATACTACCTCCGCTTCCATGACATGGACCTT AGgtcttttataaaatataagcaGAGGCCTATAGTGAAGCAGCTGCACACCTCAGAGACTAAAGGTCTGCTTTCTGTGGATCAGATGCCTCTCAACGCTCTCTACAAG GTTTGCTTCAATCCAAACATGGATGCTCACGGCTGGGTCCTGTCGGCCGGACAGTCGGGACTGGTGCGTGTCCACTGCATCAGCGGCCTCGAAGGTCCAGTCATGCACAAACTCACTCGCGAGGCCCAAGCACAGTTTAACACCATGTTCCGCTCTCAGGAAAAAGAGCCGTCCGCTACAGCCGTCCGGCAGCACACGGCCGAGACGATGCAAGTGCCCTAG